A window from Tenacibaculum singaporense encodes these proteins:
- a CDS encoding DUF3078 domain-containing protein, whose product MKKLLAIAVLFGTLTANAQEEKKEEPKEGWKRSGNISFLFNQSAFNNWLAGGTNNISGTIGLNYDFNYTKGDWTWDNKLIASYGLTKLKGEEMQKTDDRLELNSLLGKKASGYWYYSAFLNFKTQMSSTYVSGEQTSHFFSPAYFQLGPGMLWKKHDNLKVNIAPATSKLIYVHKHLTDLGPAFGVEQNETTRYELGAAINAYYKLDVMKNVSVENILNLYSNYLEDFQNVDIDYTVNVVMKVNKYLSANLSMQAIYDDNAFRGFQTREVFGLGVNYGF is encoded by the coding sequence ATGAAAAAATTATTAGCTATTGCTGTTTTGTTTGGAACATTAACAGCTAACGCTCAAGAAGAAAAAAAGGAAGAACCTAAAGAAGGATGGAAAAGAAGTGGTAATATATCTTTTCTATTCAATCAATCTGCTTTTAACAATTGGTTAGCTGGTGGTACAAATAATATTTCTGGTACTATTGGGTTAAACTATGATTTTAATTACACTAAAGGTGATTGGACTTGGGATAATAAACTAATTGCTTCTTACGGTTTAACAAAGTTAAAAGGAGAAGAAATGCAAAAAACTGATGATCGTTTAGAGTTAAATTCTTTATTAGGTAAAAAAGCTAGCGGATATTGGTATTACTCTGCTTTTTTAAACTTTAAGACTCAAATGTCTTCTACCTATGTTTCTGGTGAGCAAACATCTCACTTCTTTTCTCCCGCCTACTTCCAACTTGGACCTGGTATGCTTTGGAAAAAACATGATAATTTAAAAGTAAACATCGCTCCTGCAACTTCTAAGTTAATATATGTGCACAAACACTTGACTGACTTAGGACCTGCTTTTGGAGTAGAACAAAACGAAACTACCCGTTATGAATTAGGTGCTGCAATTAATGCTTATTACAAATTAGATGTAATGAAAAATGTGTCTGTAGAAAATATCTTAAACCTATACAGCAACTATTTAGAAGATTTTCAAAATGTAGATATTGATTACACTGTTAACGTGGTAATGAAAGTTAACAAATACTTATCTGCGAATCTTTCTATGCAAGCTATTTATGACGACAACGCCTTCAGAGGATTTCAAACTAGAGAAGTGTTTGGTCTAGGAGTAAATTACGGTTTCTAG
- a CDS encoding DUF3078 domain-containing protein, giving the protein MKKLFLILFSCYSFSIVSQETKKDSISTVDLQNSPLDTSFAFYIFNKRVFAKPLVKKNPPKKWTVVGKYTFLFNQSSFSNWTAGGNNTVAGNMTLGYDFNYKRKKWNWDNKVISAYGLSYVDGQGMRKTEDQFEYNSLLGLRTSKLWFFSFFSNFKTQYTKGYDYKQEPKVAVSDFFSPAYWSFGPGMLWKRNDDARINIAPATARYTFVSDQFSGKYGVDKGKNTNFSLGFNLSAYFKSKIMKDVTMESIVAVYSDYLNKPQNIDIDYQLNIFVKINKNLSTNLGLHAIIDDDASSKVQFKEVFGLGLNYIFHKT; this is encoded by the coding sequence ATGAAAAAGCTGTTCCTAATCTTATTTTCTTGTTACTCTTTTTCTATAGTTTCTCAAGAAACTAAAAAAGATAGTATCTCAACTGTAGATTTACAAAACTCACCTTTAGATACTAGTTTTGCTTTCTACATATTTAATAAACGAGTATTTGCAAAGCCGTTAGTTAAGAAAAACCCACCAAAAAAATGGACTGTTGTCGGAAAGTATACCTTTCTTTTCAACCAATCATCTTTTTCTAATTGGACAGCAGGAGGAAATAATACCGTTGCTGGAAATATGACACTTGGTTACGATTTCAACTACAAGAGAAAAAAGTGGAACTGGGATAATAAAGTTATTTCTGCTTATGGTTTAAGTTATGTTGATGGTCAAGGAATGAGAAAAACAGAAGATCAGTTTGAATACAACTCTTTGTTGGGATTAAGGACTTCCAAGCTTTGGTTTTTTTCTTTTTTTAGTAACTTTAAAACACAGTATACCAAAGGTTATGATTACAAACAAGAGCCTAAAGTAGCAGTGTCAGATTTCTTTTCTCCAGCATATTGGAGTTTTGGACCTGGTATGCTATGGAAGCGAAATGATGATGCCCGAATAAACATTGCACCTGCAACAGCTCGTTATACATTTGTATCCGATCAGTTTTCTGGCAAGTACGGTGTAGATAAAGGCAAGAATACAAATTTCAGTTTAGGTTTCAACCTTTCAGCTTACTTCAAAAGTAAAATAATGAAAGATGTAACTATGGAAAGCATTGTAGCGGTATATTCTGATTATTTAAACAAACCACAAAATATAGATATCGATTACCAATTAAACATCTTTGTTAAAATTAATAAAAACCTATCTACTAACCTTGGATTACATGCCATTATTGATGACGATGCTTCAAGTAAAGTTCAATTTAAAGAAGTGTTTGGTCTTGGTTTGAATTATATTTTTCATAAGACGTGA
- a CDS encoding DUF2480 family protein, producing MAEEIINRVANSKLTTIDLEDFYPEGKRVVFDIKDWLFEELILREKDFRESVKNHDWTQYQDSYVSLTCSTDAIIPSWAYLLLTTELTPFAKKVVVGDLIVLETVIYQEIIQQLDTSEYKDKPVIIKGCANKPIPPSAYTLLIEKIKPVAKTIMFGEACSTVPLYKRKK from the coding sequence ATGGCAGAAGAAATTATAAATAGAGTTGCTAATAGCAAGCTTACCACAATAGACCTTGAAGATTTTTATCCTGAAGGTAAACGTGTAGTGTTTGATATTAAGGATTGGTTATTTGAAGAATTAATTCTTCGTGAAAAAGACTTTAGAGAATCTGTAAAAAATCACGATTGGACTCAATACCAAGACAGTTATGTTTCTTTAACTTGTTCTACTGATGCTATTATTCCTTCATGGGCTTATCTTTTACTAACCACTGAGCTTACTCCTTTTGCTAAAAAGGTTGTTGTTGGTGATTTAATAGTCCTAGAAACTGTAATATATCAAGAGATAATTCAACAGTTAGACACTTCTGAATATAAAGACAAACCTGTAATAATTAAAGGGTGTGCAAATAAACCCATACCACCATCAGCATACACCTTATTAATTGAAAAAATCAAACCTGTAGCTAAAACCATTATGTTTGGTGAAGCTTGTTCAACTGTTCCACTTTATAAGAGAAAAAAATAA
- a CDS encoding DUF59 domain-containing protein, translated as MTEDKLEELGDKIVRVLKTIFDPEIPVDIYELGLIYDVFISEENDAKILMTLTSPNCPVAETLPVEVEEKVKTLKEINNCEVEITFDPTWTQDMMSEEAKLELGML; from the coding sequence ATGACTGAAGATAAATTAGAAGAATTAGGAGATAAAATTGTTCGTGTATTGAAAACAATTTTCGACCCTGAAATACCAGTTGACATCTACGAACTGGGGTTGATTTACGATGTTTTTATATCAGAAGAGAATGATGCTAAAATATTAATGACATTAACTTCTCCCAACTGTCCTGTTGCTGAAACATTGCCTGTTGAAGTAGAAGAAAAAGTAAAAACTTTAAAGGAGATCAACAACTGTGAGGTCGAAATCACTTTCGATCCTACTTGGACTCAAGATATGATGAGTGAAGAAGCAAAATTAGAATTAGGAATGCTTTAA
- a CDS encoding SufE family protein produces MTIKEIQEEIIDEFSMFEDWMERYEYIIELGKSLPLINEAYKLDENLIKGCQSKVWLHSELKGDTIEFTADSDAILTKGIVALLLRVFSDQTPKAILDADTDFIDEIGLKEHLSPTRANGLVSMVKQIKMYAIAQQSKLAN; encoded by the coding sequence ATGACTATCAAAGAAATACAAGAAGAAATTATTGACGAGTTTTCTATGTTTGAAGACTGGATGGAGCGTTATGAGTACATTATAGAGCTGGGAAAATCGCTACCTTTAATAAACGAAGCATACAAATTAGATGAAAACCTAATTAAGGGATGCCAATCGAAAGTATGGTTACATTCTGAATTAAAAGGTGACACTATTGAGTTTACTGCCGATAGTGATGCTATTTTAACAAAAGGAATTGTGGCGCTATTATTGAGGGTGTTTTCTGACCAAACACCTAAGGCTATTTTGGATGCCGATACTGACTTTATTGATGAGATTGGTTTAAAAGAACATTTAAGCCCTACTCGTGCTAATGGGTTAGTATCAATGGTAAAACAAATAAAGATGTATGCGATTGCTCAACAAAGCAAATTAGCAAATTAA
- a CDS encoding PfkB family carbohydrate kinase, translating into MSKLLAVGTVAFDAIETPFGKTDKILGGSGTFVGLAASQFGVQTGVVSVVGGDFPQSYLDMMNDKGINTDGVEIVKEGKTFFWSGKYHNDMNSRDTLVTELNVLEHFQPVVPESFKDAPIVMLGNLHPLTQASVLDQMNERPKLVVLDTMNFWMDIALNDLHEVLKRVDVITINDEEARQLSGEYSLVNAAKKIHEMGPKYVVIKKGEHGALLFNEGNMFFAPALPLAEVFDPTGAGDTFAGGFCGYLAKTEDISFENMKSAIIYGSNLASFCVEKFGTQRMEELTSEEVQVRLKAFKELTQFDIALS; encoded by the coding sequence ATGAGTAAATTATTAGCAGTAGGAACAGTAGCATTTGACGCTATAGAAACACCATTTGGAAAAACTGATAAAATCTTAGGAGGATCAGGAACGTTTGTAGGATTAGCAGCTTCACAGTTTGGAGTGCAAACAGGAGTTGTTTCTGTAGTTGGAGGAGATTTTCCACAATCATACTTAGATATGATGAACGATAAAGGAATTAATACTGATGGAGTGGAAATAGTAAAAGAAGGAAAAACATTCTTTTGGAGTGGAAAGTACCATAACGATATGAATTCTCGCGATACTTTAGTGACAGAACTAAATGTATTAGAGCATTTTCAACCAGTAGTTCCAGAATCGTTTAAAGATGCACCTATTGTAATGTTAGGTAATTTACACCCATTAACACAAGCATCGGTATTAGATCAAATGAATGAAAGACCTAAGTTAGTAGTGTTAGATACTATGAACTTTTGGATGGATATAGCATTAAACGATTTACATGAGGTTTTAAAACGTGTAGATGTTATTACAATTAACGACGAAGAAGCACGTCAGTTAAGTGGAGAGTACTCGTTGGTAAATGCAGCAAAGAAGATTCACGAAATGGGACCAAAATACGTAGTAATTAAAAAAGGAGAACACGGAGCTTTGTTATTTAATGAAGGAAACATGTTCTTTGCACCAGCATTGCCATTAGCAGAGGTGTTCGACCCAACTGGAGCTGGAGATACATTTGCAGGAGGTTTCTGCGGATATTTAGCTAAAACAGAAGATATTTCATTCGAAAACATGAAGAGTGCAATTATCTACGGATCTAACTTAGCATCGTTCTGTGTTGAAAAGTTCGGAACACAGCGTATGGAGGAGTTAACTAGCGAGGAGGTACAAGTACGCTTAAAAGCGTTTAAAGAA